From Topomyia yanbarensis strain Yona2022 chromosome 1, ASM3024719v1, whole genome shotgun sequence, one genomic window encodes:
- the LOC131677648 gene encoding U4/U6 small nuclear ribonucleoprotein Prp4, which produces MSDEEDLVFVKRQKTIHYGSLEDSERMRQIKDSVSDLYGPAGGSGESGQVYTSSDYFDLEAEVSKDKAALLEEFERKKKARQIHVSTDDAEVKKNLRALNEPICYFGEGPAERRIRLKELLSALGESAIPQKITKDDDKKQMQKEQESTWYHEGPESLRIARIWLANYSLPRAKQRLDHATELLKLPSATKAGRMVELQKRIQSLAPQCSQVGDVRPVTNCSFNYDSSLLLTSSLSSMCKVWSVPDCNLVQTLRGHQFYVSAIAFRPGVPTDTKGEVAMASGCYDGTVKLWSFDSEEAVADINGHVPHRVSRLAFHPSGRFLGTACYDASWRLWDLEQKQEVLHQEGHAKAVHCIAFQIDGSVCVTGGLDAFGRVWDLRTGRCIMFLEGHLSAIYGVDFSPNGYHIVTGSQDNSCKIWDLRRRHPVYTIPAHRNLVSDVKYQKNGGHFLVTASYDNTAKIWSNKTWQPLKTLSGHDSRIMSVDISPNSQHIATTSYDRTFKLWSPE; this is translated from the coding sequence ATGTCGGATGAGGAAGATCTGGTCTTCGTTAAACGACAGAAAACAATCCACTATGGATCGCTTGAGGATTCCGAACGGATGCGTCAGATAAAGGATTCCGTTTCGGATCTCTACGGACCTGCTGGTGGTTCGGGTGAAAGTGGTCAGGTATACACCTCTAGCGATTATTTCGATCTGGAAGCAGAAGTGTCCAAAGACAAAGCAGCACTTCTCGAGGAGTTTGAGAGGAAGAAAAAAGCGAGGCAAATTCACGTGAGTACGGATGATGCAGAGGTCAAAAAGAATCTGAGGGCGCTGAACGAACCGATTTGCTACTTCGGTGAAGGACCAGCCGAGCGTCGAATTCGACTTAAAGAGCTTCTATCTGCACTAGGCGAAAGTGCGATTCCTCAGAAAATCACAAAAGATGATGACAAGAAGCAGATGCAGAAGGAGCAAGAGTCAACATGGTACCACGAAGGACCAGAGTCGCTGCGGATCGCCCGAATCTGGTTGGCAAATTATTCATTGCCACGGGCAAAGCAAAGATTGGATCATGCTACCGAATTGCTGAAGCTTCCAAGTGCTACCAAAGCTGGACGGATGGTGGAACTTCAGAAGCGGATTCAGTCATTGGCACCACAGTGCAGTCAGGTAGGTGATGTTCGTCCAGTCACTAATTGCTCCTTCAACTATGACTCAAGCTTGCTTCTGACGTCAAGTCTCAGTTCTATGTGCAAGGTTTGGTCTGTACCGGATTGCAACCTTGTTCAGACATTGCGAGGTCATCAGTTCTACGTGAGTGCGATTGCTTTCAGACCCGGCGTTCCAACTGATACCAAAGGCGAGGTAGCCATGGCTTCCGGTTGCTATGATGGAACGGTGAAACTATGGTCGTTCGATAGTGAGGAAGCAGTAGCAGATATCAACGGTCATGTGCCGCATCGTGTATCGCGCTTAGCGTTTCATCCATCCGGTCGATTTTTGGGAACTGCATGTTATGATGCTTCCTGGCGCTTGTGGGATTTAGAGCAAAAGCAGGAAGTTTTACATCAAGAAGGACATGCCAAAGCCGTTCACTGTATTGCTTTTCAGATCGATGGAAGCGTATGTGTAACAGGCGGATTGGATGCGTTTGGTCGAGTCTGGGATTTACGTACCGGTCGATGCATTATGTTTCTTGAAGGTCACCTGAGTGCCATCTACGGTGTGGATTTCTCTCCTAATGGATATCATATTGTGACGGGATCGCAGGATAATTCCTGTAAGATTTGGGACTTGAGACGGCGACATCCGGTGTACACGATACCGGCGCATAGAAATTTGGTTTCCGATGTGAAGTATCAGAAAAATGGAGGCCACTTTTTAGTGACGGCCAGCTATGATAATACGGCCAAGATTTGGTCCAACAAAACATGGCAACCGCTAAAGACGCTTTCCGGGCACGATAGTAGAATCATGAGTGTGGATATTTCACCGAACTCACAGCACATCGCAACTACATCCTACGATCGTACCTTTAAATTATGGAGCCCGGAGTGA
- the LOC131677649 gene encoding 3-hydroxyisobutyryl-CoA hydrolase, mitochondrial, with protein sequence MLLRPIQRYMSPLVYRAMSTGAERTVISEELGSDKGVITLNRQKALNAINLDMVRQIYAVMKQWQNTKSLVIVKGAGEKSFCAGGDVRAIVENGPVDSSRNFFREEYRLNELIGTYKPDYVAIIDGITMGGGVGLSVHGKYRVATERTMFAMPETAIGLFPDVGGGFFLPRLQGKLGLFLGLTGYRLKGKDVMKAGIATHYVESKNLEALEKELVAARNSSDVSNILNKFNANDSSEFTLAKELKQIDECFDASTVEDIFANLEKDGSSWAKSTLQTMAKMSPTSLKVTKKQLDLGVQCDLRSCLKMEFRMAVHSVIGSDFEEGVRAMLIDRDQNPKWNPAKLSEVTQSHVDRFFGPLPDGDELVFDNEAKANL encoded by the exons ATG TTACTTCGTCCAATTCAACGATATATGTCTCCTCTAGTATATCGAGCCATGTCAACTGGAGCGGAACGTACCGTCATCAGTGAGGAACTCGGTAGTGACAAGGGAGTCATTACGCTGAACCGACAAAAGGCCTTGAATGCCATCAATCTTGATATGGTGCGACAGATTTACGCGGTCATGAAACAGTGGCAGAATACCAAGAGTTTGGTTATCGTTAAAGGAGCCGGAGAAAAGTCGTTCTGTGCGGGTGGTGATGTGCGAGCAATCGTAGAGAATGGTCCGGTGGATTCATCGAGAAATTTCTTCCGCGAGGAATACCGACTGAACGAACTGATTGGTACCTACAAACCAGACTACGTTGCTATCATTGATGGAATAACCATGGGTGGTGGAGTCGGTTTGTCCGTGCATGGGAAGTATCGAGTGGCTACCGAGCGGACCATGTTCGCCATGCCCGAAACAGCCATCGGGCTGTTTCCGGATGTCGGTGGCGGATTCTTTTTGCCTCGACTGCAAGGCAAACTAGGCTTGTTTCTGGGATTGACCGGCTATAGATTAAAGGGCAAGGATGTGATGAAGGCTGGAATTGCTACCCACTACGTTGAAAGCAAAAATCTTGAGGCTCTCGAGAAAGAACTTGTTGCAGCTAGGAACAGCTCGGATGTCTCCAATATACTCAATAAGTTCAATGCAAACGATAGTTCCGAATTCACACTGGCCAAGGAATTGAAACAGATCGACGAGTGTTTTGATGCATCAACAGTAGAAGACATTTTCGCGAACTTGGAAAAGGATGGCAGTTCTTGGGCTAAAAGTACTCTGCAAACTATGGCCAAAATGTCACCAACTTCGTTAAAGGTAACCAAAAAACAGTTGGACCTTGGAGTGCAGTGTGACTTACGTAGCTGTCTAAAGATGGAATTTCGCATGGCGGTTCATAGTGTCATCGGTAGTGATTTTGAGGAGGGTGTCCGAGCAATGTTGATTGATAGAGACCAGAATCCGAAGTGGAATCCGGCAAAGTTGAGTGAAGTTACCCAATCACATGTTGATCGGTTTTTTGGACCACTTCCCGACGGAGATGAATTGGTTTTCGACAATGAGGCGAAAGCGAATCTATAA